The following coding sequences are from one Thiohalorhabdus sp. Cl-TMA window:
- a CDS encoding NTP/NDP exchange transporter, whose translation MSRNWVTLAFQRLLGLVTEIRPDELQTTLRLAARIFLVMVAYYLLKPTREALILADGSAELRSYAVAFQAGLMFLVLPLYSHFSRRYAGEGIFVGVTLFFISNLGLFYFLGTGGARLGLVFFIWLGIFNVTQIAQFWALAAHVHTVQSGQRLFAFIALGGSLGAVVGSQLAEWLFEVLGPFQLMLVAMGVLFSAIFAGGKLPGRAEGDREGRPTGIGALLGGLVPVLRSPYLRKIALFVVLLNCINTIGEFILAEMVVGHVEATLSPGESKEARIGAFYADFFAWVNLLTLLFQLFLVSRLYRTIGVQGALLVLPLIALSGYMLMAFFPVFAVVRVIKVLENSTDYSIQTTTRHVLFLPETTDGKYAGKTTIETLFWRMGDLLQAGVVFLGVSYLGFKTSDFALFNLGLAVLWLLVAFRIARSYQVLAGPLNADGPYAGVRKTPATAARK comes from the coding sequence TTGAGCCGCAACTGGGTCACCTTAGCCTTTCAACGTCTCTTGGGCCTGGTCACCGAAATCCGCCCTGACGAGCTGCAGACTACCCTGCGGCTCGCGGCCCGGATTTTCCTGGTTATGGTGGCGTACTATCTACTCAAGCCGACACGGGAAGCGCTGATACTGGCCGACGGAAGCGCCGAGCTGCGCAGCTACGCGGTGGCTTTCCAGGCCGGGCTTATGTTCTTGGTGCTGCCACTATACAGCCACTTCTCTCGTCGCTACGCGGGCGAGGGAATCTTCGTGGGTGTGACCCTCTTTTTCATCTCCAATCTCGGGCTGTTCTATTTCCTGGGTACCGGGGGTGCGCGCCTGGGGCTGGTTTTCTTTATATGGCTGGGGATTTTCAACGTCACCCAGATCGCCCAGTTCTGGGCCCTGGCGGCGCATGTCCATACCGTTCAATCCGGGCAGCGGCTATTTGCCTTCATTGCCCTGGGGGGCTCGTTGGGGGCGGTGGTGGGCTCCCAGCTGGCGGAGTGGCTCTTCGAGGTCCTAGGACCGTTCCAGCTCATGCTGGTGGCCATGGGGGTGCTGTTCTCGGCCATTTTCGCCGGAGGAAAGCTTCCGGGCCGTGCAGAGGGAGACCGTGAGGGGCGCCCGACGGGTATCGGGGCGCTACTCGGCGGACTCGTCCCCGTACTGAGGAGCCCCTATCTGCGAAAAATCGCCCTGTTCGTGGTGCTTCTCAACTGCATCAACACCATCGGCGAGTTCATCCTAGCGGAAATGGTGGTGGGCCACGTGGAAGCGACCCTTTCCCCGGGGGAGTCCAAGGAGGCCCGGATCGGCGCTTTCTATGCGGATTTCTTCGCCTGGGTGAATCTCCTAACCCTGCTGTTTCAGCTTTTCCTGGTCTCGCGTCTGTACCGCACGATCGGGGTGCAGGGTGCGTTGTTGGTGCTTCCCCTCATCGCCCTATCCGGGTACATGTTGATGGCCTTCTTCCCGGTTTTCGCCGTAGTACGAGTGATCAAGGTCCTTGAGAACAGTACCGACTATTCTATTCAAACCACGACCCGCCATGTTCTTTTCCTCCCGGAGACCACGGACGGGAAATATGCTGGTAAGACCACCATTGAGACCCTGTTCTGGCGAATGGGGGACCTTTTGCAGGCGGGAGTAGTGTTCCTAGGAGTCTCCTACCTGGGATTCAAAACCTCGGACTTCGCCTTGTTCAACCTGGGGCTGGCCGTCCTTTGGCTGCTAGTGGCCTTTCGAATCGCCCGTTCCTACCAGGTGCTCGCCGGTCCGCTGAATGCTGATGGGCCGTATGCCGGGGTACGAAAGACGCCGGCAACCGCCGCCCGGAAATGA
- a CDS encoding CotH kinase family protein produces MLQRMVLVGSLIALAAGCAQGPQPEREALSKADLPRGHELVRNNPVLEPGDLKVLDLEMDPLDARVLFRKEPFDRSSFPVTLLVDGARHEGRVEVLGSSSRRFAKKSILIKLREGEAWRGQRRIALDAMANDGSMMRERLAWDTIEALGMAAPRVRYRRLHINGELIGVFLQTEWIRPALFARFGLGTEGVLFSPDSSAFCGDLTPMDAGRAAECWNVLSSGGDGIRPIVKLGRRIDATPVEEFDTFLAEHFHVDSVIDWFLINTLTNNGDTYNKNYFLYRAPADSRWTVVPFDYDLTFGHNFDPYLAYPRNIFNEHFVYYYPPQLGAYSPLKEKVLRNDALRGRFLTRLRHLMGLKPAGYGKESFGLWHPEVMGERIAALREALKSYARLDRYQPQSRVGFRREVETVAYYTRARWHYLRAKMFGRFPWNADSAHWDPQEAPPPPPLPETLYAADTTWQAGDGDSLAMVAPGYGYILAMLDDIRPGDTARLRFSVEVDMNQPPAVAPPLMDPRQCVQRTWFLILKTPADHVRADLTLEYLQENSKRNELGEWLDEGFLELWLYGGRGWWPLNARTNPEANTLQASRVVLPSGRLLRFVACSPGVVERAQRDPG; encoded by the coding sequence GTGCTTCAGAGGATGGTCCTGGTGGGCTCCTTGATTGCCCTGGCTGCGGGGTGCGCACAGGGGCCGCAACCGGAACGGGAGGCGCTTTCCAAGGCCGATTTGCCCCGAGGGCATGAGCTGGTGCGTAACAATCCAGTACTGGAGCCCGGCGACCTGAAGGTGCTTGATCTGGAAATGGATCCTCTCGATGCGCGCGTTTTATTCCGCAAGGAGCCATTCGACCGGTCCTCCTTTCCGGTCACTCTGCTGGTGGATGGTGCGCGTCACGAGGGCCGGGTGGAGGTGCTGGGCAGCTCTTCCCGACGCTTTGCCAAAAAGTCCATCCTGATCAAGCTCCGCGAGGGGGAGGCATGGCGGGGTCAGCGCCGCATTGCCCTGGACGCCATGGCAAACGATGGCTCCATGATGCGAGAGCGCCTGGCCTGGGACACCATCGAAGCCCTGGGCATGGCGGCACCCCGGGTGCGCTACCGCCGTTTGCACATTAACGGTGAGCTGATCGGGGTTTTCCTCCAGACCGAATGGATCCGGCCTGCCCTTTTCGCCCGCTTTGGCCTCGGTACCGAGGGGGTGCTGTTCAGCCCGGATTCCAGCGCGTTCTGCGGAGACCTCACCCCGATGGATGCCGGGAGGGCGGCGGAGTGCTGGAACGTGCTTTCCTCCGGTGGCGACGGGATCCGCCCCATCGTGAAGCTGGGTCGCCGCATAGATGCCACGCCCGTAGAGGAATTTGATACCTTCCTGGCCGAGCACTTCCATGTGGATTCGGTTATAGATTGGTTCCTGATCAATACCCTGACCAATAACGGTGATACCTACAACAAGAACTATTTCCTGTACCGCGCACCTGCCGATAGCCGCTGGACGGTGGTTCCCTTCGACTATGATCTCACCTTCGGCCACAACTTCGATCCCTATCTGGCCTACCCGCGCAATATCTTCAATGAGCACTTCGTCTACTACTATCCGCCCCAGTTGGGCGCCTACAGCCCGCTTAAGGAAAAGGTCCTACGCAACGATGCGCTGCGCGGCCGTTTCCTTACGCGGCTGCGCCATTTGATGGGGCTGAAGCCGGCCGGGTACGGGAAGGAAAGCTTCGGGCTGTGGCACCCGGAGGTGATGGGAGAGCGCATCGCGGCACTGCGCGAGGCGCTAAAGAGCTATGCCCGTCTTGATCGGTATCAGCCGCAGAGCCGGGTAGGCTTCCGGCGCGAAGTGGAAACGGTGGCCTACTATACCCGGGCGCGATGGCATTATCTGCGAGCCAAGATGTTCGGGCGCTTCCCCTGGAATGCCGACTCTGCCCATTGGGATCCCCAAGAGGCTCCCCCGCCGCCGCCCCTCCCGGAAACCCTTTACGCTGCCGATACCACCTGGCAAGCCGGGGACGGGGATTCGCTGGCCATGGTGGCCCCAGGGTACGGTTACATCCTGGCTATGCTGGATGATATCCGACCAGGCGATACGGCCCGGCTGCGCTTTTCCGTCGAAGTGGACATGAACCAGCCTCCCGCGGTAGCGCCGCCGCTGATGGACCCGAGGCAGTGCGTCCAGCGCACCTGGTTCCTCATCCTCAAGACTCCCGCCGACCATGTCCGGGCGGATCTGACTCTGGAATACCTGCAGGAGAATAGCAAGCGGAATGAGCTCGGGGAGTGGCTTGATGAGGGCTTCCTGGAGCTTTGGCTCTACGGCGGGCGGGGGTGGTGGCCCTTGAATGCTCGTACCAATCCGGAAGCCAATACGCTGCAAGCCTCCCGAGTGGTTCTGCCCAGCGGCAGGCTGTTGCGGTTCGTCGCCTGTAGCCCGGGAGTCGTGGAACGGGCGCAGAGGGACCCGGGTTGA
- a CDS encoding ABC transporter permease: protein MKGRYWALAAVLPPGASRAASPCEVPVAEFIERVVTWLLGNLQWLFDAVVAVVGGLTDALEWLLLAPPAWLLTGGIALLGAWRVGWRFALFALAALALVVGMGLWPDTVATLALVLSATVVSLVIGLPLGIWASRRDTVEKIIRPVLDFMQTMPAFVYLIPAVMFFSTGKVPGVIATIIFSMPPAVRLTNLGIRQVPRERVEAGLAFGCTPRQLLLKVQIPSALPSIMAGVNQNIMLALSMVVIASMIGAGGLGDVVLKGIQQLQVGLGFEGGIGVVILAIILDRITQSFGRQRRATVRQRLRELFLSGRHPGHGTED from the coding sequence ATGAAAGGGCGCTACTGGGCCTTGGCGGCGGTGCTTCCGCCCGGCGCGAGCCGGGCGGCCAGTCCCTGCGAGGTGCCCGTGGCCGAATTCATCGAGCGGGTGGTTACTTGGCTGCTGGGCAACCTCCAGTGGCTGTTCGACGCCGTGGTGGCCGTGGTGGGCGGACTCACCGACGCCTTGGAGTGGCTCCTCCTGGCACCGCCCGCCTGGCTGCTCACCGGCGGGATCGCCCTGCTCGGAGCCTGGCGGGTGGGATGGCGCTTCGCCCTGTTCGCCCTGGCGGCGCTCGCTCTGGTGGTGGGCATGGGGCTCTGGCCGGACACGGTGGCCACCCTGGCGCTGGTCCTGTCCGCCACCGTGGTGAGCCTGGTCATCGGCCTGCCCCTGGGGATCTGGGCCTCCCGTCGGGACACGGTGGAGAAGATAATCCGGCCAGTACTGGACTTCATGCAGACCATGCCGGCCTTCGTCTACCTGATCCCCGCGGTGATGTTCTTCAGCACGGGCAAGGTCCCGGGGGTCATCGCCACCATCATCTTCTCCATGCCCCCCGCCGTGCGCCTCACCAACCTGGGGATTCGCCAGGTGCCCCGCGAGCGGGTGGAGGCGGGCCTGGCCTTCGGCTGCACGCCCCGCCAGCTGCTGCTCAAGGTCCAGATCCCCTCGGCCCTGCCCTCCATAATGGCCGGTGTGAACCAGAACATCATGCTGGCGCTTTCCATGGTGGTGATCGCCTCCATGATCGGCGCCGGCGGCCTGGGGGACGTGGTCCTCAAGGGCATCCAGCAGCTCCAGGTGGGGCTCGGCTTCGAGGGCGGCATCGGGGTGGTGATCCTGGCCATCATCCTCGACCGCATCACCCAGAGCTTCGGCCGGCAGCGCCGCGCCACGGTGCGCCAGCGCCTGCGGGAGCTGTTCCTGTCCGGGCGGCATCCCGGACATGGAACGGAAGATTAG
- a CDS encoding 3-deoxy-D-manno-octulosonic acid transferase, with amino-acid sequence MTSESPRNSPPLSARLCEGAYRLLRRLVPRLPAPERGRKDSRRDPRGRLAVAEGRPRLWLHAGTRAGLDAAWPLLAAWQDRHPGGVVVLTVVSEAARAEAEERAAGRIQAAFLPEDAPGAAGRFLEAVSPDLALCLGPGLWPNLSRALARRGIPWLWLLGGVYPAPWRWARRLPCLFRGSILRADAVLLGQAEERQALVERGVPGERIRTVGNPLLDAPSPTPSREARQLRSALRGRPLLVFQGTEPGEEELLAGICQQLPSPFTHWLMVLVPADPRRAPELAERFGRFELDTALASRGDTIHKGTRVYLLDAVDQESLFLAAADTVVLGGTWIQGFAGADPLPAAAAGRPVIYGPYAHRHREVLRILEQAGAARQAPNVNNLLAALRRYLQHPGEAQAAGRSGRDTLEPHRGAVNRIADILDWESYG; translated from the coding sequence ATGACTTCCGAGTCCCCGCGCAACTCTCCGCCGCTTTCCGCCCGCCTTTGCGAGGGCGCCTATCGGCTCCTGCGCCGCCTGGTCCCGCGGCTGCCCGCCCCGGAGCGGGGCCGCAAGGATTCCCGGCGCGACCCCCGCGGGCGCCTCGCAGTAGCCGAAGGCCGCCCGCGTTTGTGGCTCCACGCGGGGACCCGGGCGGGCCTGGATGCCGCCTGGCCCTTGCTGGCTGCCTGGCAGGACCGTCACCCGGGAGGCGTGGTGGTGCTCACCGTGGTGTCCGAAGCGGCCCGCGCGGAGGCGGAGGAGCGCGCAGCGGGCCGCATCCAGGCCGCCTTCCTGCCCGAGGACGCCCCCGGCGCCGCGGGCCGTTTCCTGGAAGCGGTCTCCCCCGATCTGGCGCTCTGCCTCGGGCCGGGCCTGTGGCCCAATCTGTCCCGGGCCCTGGCCCGCCGGGGCATCCCCTGGCTGTGGCTCCTCGGCGGGGTGTACCCGGCCCCCTGGCGCTGGGCCCGGCGCCTGCCATGCCTGTTCCGGGGGAGCATCCTGCGTGCCGACGCCGTCCTGCTGGGGCAGGCGGAGGAGCGGCAGGCGCTGGTGGAGCGCGGCGTGCCCGGCGAGCGCATCCGAACCGTGGGCAACCCCCTCCTTGATGCCCCTTCGCCCACCCCCTCCCGGGAGGCGCGGCAGCTTCGCTCCGCCCTTCGGGGGCGGCCCCTGCTGGTTTTCCAGGGCACCGAGCCCGGCGAGGAGGAGCTGCTGGCCGGCATCTGCCAGCAGCTTCCCTCGCCCTTCACCCACTGGCTCATGGTGCTGGTGCCCGCCGATCCCCGGCGCGCCCCGGAGCTCGCCGAACGGTTCGGCCGCTTCGAGCTGGATACCGCACTCGCCTCCCGCGGGGACACCATTCACAAGGGCACCCGGGTTTACCTGCTGGATGCCGTAGATCAGGAAAGCCTGTTCCTGGCCGCCGCCGACACGGTGGTTCTGGGCGGAACCTGGATACAGGGCTTCGCCGGCGCCGACCCCCTGCCGGCGGCCGCGGCGGGGCGACCGGTGATCTACGGGCCCTATGCCCACCGCCACCGGGAGGTCCTCCGCATCCTGGAGCAGGCCGGTGCCGCCCGGCAGGCCCCCAATGTCAACAACCTCCTGGCCGCGCTGCGCCGGTACCTGCAGCACCCTGGGGAGGCCCAGGCGGCGGGCCGTAGCGGTCGGGATACCCTCGAACCCCACCGCGGCGCTGTTAACCGGATCGCCGACATTTTGGACTGGGAATCCTACGGATAA
- a CDS encoding glycoside hydrolase family 113 yields MRKTPILIGGLVVAGMAALTGLWLSGFSGQRFEANEPAWGFNLLQSRESSFAEEPARAALRRLAELGADHVAVVTFLEQAAPDAAEPSRGGQVTDEQLVAALRAAHAAGLETLVKPQLLVPGSWAGEIDPPSRKRWFGAYGDHLLRYARIAEREGAEALVIGTELTKLGGAEEWKGVIAAVRREYSGKLTYAAHNAEGVEAFAHWEWLDAVGMTLYPSLGQTARPPAVRAHMTKALDRVEAAVTGLDLPVWVLEIGHPSATGSLPRPWDWRRLAGPGVEPNPGLQAMVLQEWIGVLRERPTLADNRVARATFWSWYGTLEAGGYGDTGFTVQNKPAQVVLQCHWRGCCREGTGAEQ; encoded by the coding sequence ATGCGTAAAACCCCGATCCTGATCGGTGGGCTTGTGGTCGCGGGAATGGCCGCATTGACGGGCCTCTGGCTGAGCGGATTCAGCGGCCAGCGGTTCGAGGCCAATGAGCCCGCTTGGGGGTTCAACCTGCTTCAAAGCCGGGAATCCTCTTTTGCGGAGGAGCCGGCGAGGGCTGCATTGCGGCGGCTCGCGGAGCTCGGTGCCGACCATGTGGCAGTGGTCACCTTCCTGGAGCAGGCCGCTCCGGACGCAGCGGAACCAAGCCGTGGCGGACAGGTCACCGACGAGCAGCTCGTCGCCGCCTTGCGGGCCGCCCATGCGGCCGGCCTGGAAACCCTGGTCAAGCCGCAGCTTCTGGTGCCTGGGTCCTGGGCCGGTGAGATCGATCCGCCATCCCGGAAAAGGTGGTTCGGGGCCTATGGGGACCATCTCCTGCGCTATGCCCGCATCGCGGAACGGGAGGGCGCGGAGGCCCTGGTCATCGGCACCGAGCTGACCAAGCTGGGCGGGGCGGAAGAATGGAAAGGGGTGATCGCGGCAGTTCGCCGGGAGTACAGCGGCAAGCTGACGTATGCGGCCCACAACGCCGAAGGCGTGGAAGCCTTCGCCCATTGGGAGTGGCTAGATGCCGTTGGCATGACCCTCTATCCATCCCTGGGCCAAACCGCCCGGCCACCGGCAGTGCGCGCACACATGACGAAAGCCCTCGACCGGGTGGAGGCGGCGGTGACCGGCCTGGACCTTCCCGTCTGGGTCCTGGAGATCGGCCATCCCTCGGCAACCGGCTCCCTGCCCCGGCCCTGGGATTGGCGTCGACTCGCTGGCCCAGGCGTGGAGCCCAACCCCGGTCTCCAGGCCATGGTGCTTCAGGAGTGGATCGGGGTCTTACGCGAGCGGCCCACCCTGGCAGATAACCGGGTTGCCCGGGCAACCTTCTGGAGCTGGTATGGGACCCTAGAGGCCGGTGGTTACGGGGATACAGGTTTCACAGTGCAGAACAAGCCCGCCCAGGTGGTCCTGCAATGCCATTGGCGCGGTTGCTGCCGGGAAGGCACGGGCGCCGAACAATGA
- a CDS encoding glycosyltransferase family 2 protein translates to MGDRLIERGLLTPQQLEAALALQRRWGTRLGDVLLAQGWVRPYAFYSVLAEHFGRPFVDFDQSPPDPSLWREEDLTTYTELLVLPWGRSKGGILTFAVADPDPEALQWVRERAGEPVDFVITSKFDIIWQVQRHSEDYLSDYAVNELFNRDPVHSARRVFTKAQIAGIYTTASLALVSLAVWPITTLLVFNAGLAFFLLINFGLRVLFTWVGSEAEIDIKVTGEEVAALANADLPTYTVLVPMYNEPEVLPLIVDALRKMDYPLSKLDVKLVLEEGDEVTISAAKEMGLEGIFEIIRVPPSLPKTKPKACNYALAFARGDLVTIYDAEDQPEPDQMKRAVLAFRKSRPGTAVIQARLNYFNREQNWLTRLFTLEYSLWFDFYLPALEALHIPIPLGGTSNHFDMHILRSVQAWDPYNVTEDADLGVRFTQLDYHVGVVNSTTYEEANSRLGNWIRQRSRWIKGYMQTYLVHMRRPLHLYRTLGHTGFWGFQFFIGGSVLNALLAPVLYLMFAWWLITHGRALDPLFPAHILNISLFNLLIGNGFLIYLSMVSVFKRHLYRLIPYALTAPAYWLLQSVAAYKALWQLIHKPFFWEKTAHGLTGASGEMGKEGKA, encoded by the coding sequence ATGGGAGATCGCCTGATTGAGCGTGGTCTCCTGACCCCCCAGCAGCTTGAGGCGGCCTTGGCCCTCCAGCGGCGCTGGGGAACGCGCCTGGGAGATGTTCTGCTTGCCCAAGGCTGGGTGCGTCCCTACGCCTTTTATTCGGTGCTGGCCGAACATTTCGGCCGTCCGTTCGTGGACTTCGACCAGTCCCCTCCGGACCCCTCCCTATGGCGCGAGGAGGACCTTACGACTTACACGGAGCTCCTAGTGCTCCCGTGGGGGCGCTCCAAGGGCGGCATCCTGACCTTTGCCGTGGCGGACCCGGATCCCGAAGCCCTGCAATGGGTGCGGGAGCGCGCCGGGGAGCCGGTGGATTTCGTGATCACCTCTAAATTCGACATTATCTGGCAGGTGCAGCGTCATTCCGAGGACTACCTCAGCGACTACGCGGTCAATGAGCTCTTCAACCGGGATCCGGTGCATTCGGCCCGCCGAGTTTTCACTAAGGCCCAGATCGCGGGGATCTATACCACGGCTTCCCTGGCGTTGGTTTCGTTAGCGGTTTGGCCCATAACCACGCTACTGGTCTTCAATGCCGGTTTGGCTTTCTTCCTACTCATCAACTTCGGCTTGCGGGTGCTCTTTACGTGGGTGGGTAGCGAAGCCGAGATCGACATCAAGGTCACCGGCGAGGAGGTGGCGGCTCTCGCCAATGCCGATCTTCCCACCTACACCGTGCTCGTCCCCATGTACAACGAACCGGAGGTGCTGCCGCTCATCGTCGATGCATTGCGCAAGATGGATTACCCCCTCTCCAAGCTGGACGTAAAGCTGGTCCTGGAGGAGGGCGATGAGGTGACCATCAGCGCGGCCAAGGAAATGGGGCTGGAAGGGATTTTTGAGATCATCCGGGTGCCGCCATCCCTTCCCAAGACCAAGCCCAAGGCCTGCAACTACGCCCTGGCCTTTGCGCGGGGAGACCTGGTGACCATTTACGATGCCGAGGACCAGCCCGAGCCGGATCAGATGAAACGGGCCGTACTGGCCTTCCGAAAATCCCGGCCAGGGACGGCGGTGATCCAGGCGCGCCTGAACTATTTCAACAGGGAGCAGAACTGGCTGACCCGGCTATTCACCCTCGAATACTCCCTATGGTTTGATTTTTACCTGCCGGCCTTGGAAGCTCTGCACATTCCCATACCCCTGGGGGGTACCTCGAACCATTTCGATATGCATATCCTGCGCAGTGTGCAGGCGTGGGACCCCTACAACGTCACCGAGGACGCCGACCTCGGAGTGCGCTTTACCCAGCTGGACTACCATGTGGGCGTGGTGAACTCCACCACCTACGAGGAAGCCAACAGCCGCCTCGGCAACTGGATCCGCCAGCGCTCGCGCTGGATCAAGGGCTATATGCAGACCTACCTGGTACACATGCGGCGTCCGCTGCACCTGTATCGGACTCTGGGCCACACGGGCTTCTGGGGGTTCCAATTCTTCATAGGCGGCTCGGTCCTCAATGCCCTACTCGCGCCCGTGCTCTACCTGATGTTCGCTTGGTGGCTGATCACGCATGGCAGGGCACTGGATCCCCTGTTCCCGGCGCATATCCTTAATATTAGTTTGTTCAATCTGCTCATCGGTAACGGGTTCCTGATCTACCTGTCCATGGTCAGCGTGTTCAAGCGCCACCTCTATCGGCTCATTCCCTACGCCCTGACCGCCCCCGCCTATTGGCTGCTCCAGTCGGTGGCTGCTTATAAGGCCCTCTGGCAGCTTATTCACAAGCCATTCTTCTGGGAGAAGACCGCCCACGGACTTACCGGTGCATCGGGGGAGATGGGCAAGGAAGGGAAGGCATGA
- a CDS encoding glycine betaine ABC transporter substrate-binding protein, whose amino-acid sequence MRGWMHWLIMGTAGGLAVALLLYLFNCGPGLTGPSDGPTATMQGAPTEAPGGLPPAARNGANGRGTTLRIGWTAWSDAEVVSLLAQRLLERHTRLDVERVMTDIGIQYQSVANGDLDIMLMAWLPVTHRSYWEKVRDRVVNLGVLYTGRLGWVVPDYVPRERLAAIPDLADPEMARRLGGRIQGIDPGSGLMQASERAMEAYGLADLQLVSASGAAMTAVLDRAIRNRDWVVVTAWRPHWIFAQYDLRFLEDPENVLGGEERVHAIARRGFQTAFPPQVAGFFSRFYLPEEELARMLLNAQESSPEAAVDRYIRKHPNRIRYWLTGDIEEAADSPTAKDAERSESTG is encoded by the coding sequence GTGCGCGGCTGGATGCATTGGCTGATCATGGGCACCGCCGGGGGTCTCGCCGTGGCGCTGCTGTTGTACCTGTTCAACTGCGGTCCGGGTCTCACCGGCCCGTCGGACGGACCGACCGCCACCATGCAGGGCGCCCCCACGGAGGCGCCCGGTGGTCTTCCCCCGGCGGCCCGGAACGGCGCAAACGGGAGAGGCACCACCCTGCGGATCGGCTGGACCGCCTGGTCGGACGCGGAGGTGGTCTCCCTGCTGGCCCAGCGCCTCCTGGAGCGCCACACGAGGCTCGATGTGGAGCGGGTCATGACCGATATCGGCATCCAGTACCAGAGCGTGGCCAATGGCGACCTGGACATCATGCTCATGGCCTGGCTGCCCGTCACCCATCGCAGCTACTGGGAGAAGGTCCGCGACCGGGTGGTCAACCTGGGAGTGCTGTACACGGGCCGCCTGGGCTGGGTGGTTCCGGACTACGTCCCCAGGGAGCGGCTCGCCGCCATTCCGGACCTCGCCGACCCGGAAATGGCCCGGCGGCTGGGCGGCCGCATCCAGGGCATCGATCCCGGCTCGGGCCTCATGCAGGCCTCCGAGCGAGCCATGGAGGCCTACGGCCTGGCGGATCTCCAGCTGGTCTCCGCCAGCGGCGCCGCCATGACCGCCGTCCTGGACCGGGCCATCCGCAACCGCGACTGGGTGGTGGTGACCGCCTGGCGGCCGCACTGGATATTCGCCCAGTACGACCTCCGCTTCCTGGAGGACCCCGAGAACGTGCTGGGCGGCGAGGAACGGGTGCACGCCATCGCCCGACGGGGCTTCCAGACCGCCTTCCCGCCGCAAGTGGCCGGATTCTTCAGCCGGTTCTACCTCCCCGAGGAGGAGCTCGCCCGCATGCTGCTGAACGCCCAGGAATCCTCCCCCGAGGCGGCGGTGGACCGATATATCCGCAAGCACCCGAACCGGATCCGCTACTGGCTCACCGGGGATATCGAAGAGGCGGCCGACTCGCCCACGGCGAAGGACGCGGAAAGATCGGAAAGCACGGGGTAA
- a CDS encoding quaternary amine ABC transporter ATP-binding protein, translating to MPSVQPLVEVEHLYKVFGDHPELALELLDQGYDKSAIFERTGLTVGVRDASFTIYAGEVFVIMGLSGSGKSTLLRLLNRLIEPTSGTVRIHGTDVTAMDAAALIALRRREMSMVFQSFALLPHLSVRENAEFGLDIAGEAKAARHERAQAALEQVGLAPYADIYPDELSGGMQQRVGLARALAVDPSLMLMDEAFSALDPLIRREMQDELLRLQRESTRTVVFISHDLDEALRIGHRIAIMEGGRILQVGTPGEILNDPADDYVRSFFRGVDVGHIFRAGDLARKDQVTFRQPRDGTMDKATLIRHLREYGRTHAFILDPEGRYVDAVSLYSLERVAGRAGGLLEEAFLGLGAAKSDTSLAEVLRQLSYTDLPLPVVEGDRRFLGAIASPTLLSTMVRAR from the coding sequence ATGCCTAGTGTCCAGCCCCTAGTCGAAGTAGAGCACCTCTACAAGGTCTTCGGAGACCACCCCGAGCTCGCCCTTGAGCTCCTCGACCAGGGGTACGACAAATCCGCCATTTTTGAGCGCACCGGCCTGACCGTCGGCGTGCGCGACGCCTCCTTCACCATCTACGCGGGCGAGGTCTTCGTCATCATGGGGCTATCCGGCTCCGGGAAGTCCACCCTCCTGCGCCTCCTGAACCGGCTCATCGAGCCTACCAGCGGCACCGTCCGCATCCACGGCACGGACGTGACCGCCATGGACGCCGCCGCGCTCATCGCCCTGCGTCGCCGGGAGATGAGCATGGTCTTTCAGTCCTTCGCCCTGCTGCCCCATCTAAGCGTCCGGGAGAACGCCGAATTCGGCCTGGATATCGCCGGGGAGGCCAAGGCGGCGCGCCATGAGCGGGCACAGGCCGCCCTGGAGCAGGTGGGGCTGGCCCCCTACGCGGACATTTATCCCGACGAGCTTTCCGGCGGCATGCAGCAGCGGGTGGGTCTGGCCCGGGCCCTGGCCGTGGATCCCTCCCTCATGCTCATGGACGAGGCCTTCTCCGCCCTCGACCCCCTGATCCGACGCGAGATGCAGGACGAGCTGCTCCGTCTGCAGCGGGAGAGCACGCGCACCGTGGTGTTCATCTCCCACGATCTGGATGAGGCGCTGCGCATCGGCCACCGCATCGCCATCATGGAGGGAGGCCGTATCCTGCAGGTGGGCACGCCGGGGGAGATCCTGAACGACCCGGCGGATGACTACGTCCGATCCTTCTTCAGGGGGGTGGACGTGGGCCACATATTCCGGGCCGGCGATCTGGCCCGCAAGGACCAGGTCACCTTCCGCCAGCCCCGGGACGGGACCATGGACAAGGCCACCTTGATCCGCCACCTCCGCGAGTACGGGCGTACCCACGCCTTCATTCTCGATCCCGAGGGGCGGTACGTGGACGCCGTCTCCCTCTATTCCCTGGAGCGGGTGGCCGGCCGGGCAGGGGGACTCCTGGAGGAGGCCTTCCTGGGGCTCGGCGCCGCCAAGAGCGACACCTCCCTGGCGGAGGTCCTGCGTCAGCTCTCCTACACCGACCTCCCCCTGCCTGTGGTGGAGGGCGATCGCCGCTTTCTCGGCGCCATCGCCAGTCCCACCCTGCTGTCCACCATGGTGCGGGCCCGATGA